From a region of the Phragmites australis chromosome 21, lpPhrAust1.1, whole genome shotgun sequence genome:
- the LOC133903492 gene encoding peroxidase A2-like — MASSSPRSSVAIVAGVLLVAALCLHGATAQLCEDYYDCTCPDAYEIVKRVLIDAHMSDVRIYASLTRLHFHDCFVQGCDGSLLLDSVPGVIQSEKGALPNNGSARGFPVVDAVKSALEEACPGVVSCADILALAAEISVELSGGPKWGVLLGRLDSTTANFTSANNLPSPFDNLTVLEGKFNAVGLNNVDLVALSGAHTFGRVQCQFVTGRLYNFNGTNQPDPTLNSGYRAFLSQRCPINGNGSALNDLDPTTPNIFDKNYYTNLEENRGFLSSDQELKSSPQAQGATAPIVDQFASSQDAFFANFAQSMINMGNIQPLTDPSKGEIRKNCRKVNALKLIRTEKYVDVLN, encoded by the exons ATGGCTTCCTCTAGTCCTCGCTCGTCCGTTGCCATCGTCGCCGGCGTGCTGCTGGTGGCCGCCCTGTGCCTCCACGGCGCCACGGCGCAGCTGTGCGAGGACTACTACGACTGCACGTGCCCTGACGCCTACGAGATCGTGAAGCGGGTCCTCATTGACGCCCACATGTCCGACGTCCGCATCTACGCCAGCCTCACCCGCCTCCAtttccacgactgcttcgtccaG GGCTGCGACGGGTCGCTGCTGCTGGACAGCGTGCCGGGGGTGATCCAGTCGGAGAAGGGCGCGCTGCCCAACAACGGCTCTGCGCGGGGGTTCCCGGTGGTGGACGCCGTCAAGTCGGCGCTGGAGGAGGCCTGCCCAGGggtcgtctcctgcgccgacatcCTCGCCCTCGCCGCAGAGATCTCTGTCGAGCTG TCTGGAGGCCCCAAATGGGGTGTGTTACTGGGGAGGCTAGACAGCACGACGGCAAACTTCACAAGCGCCAACAACCTGCCGTCGCCCTTCGACAACCTCACCGTGCTCGAGGGCAAGTTCAACGCCGTCGGCCTTAACAACGTCGACCTCGTCGCCCTCTCAG GGGCCCACACGTTCGGTCGAGTACAATGCCAGTTCGTCACGGGCCGGCTCTACAACTTCAATGGGACGAACCAGCCCGACCCCACCTTGAACTCAGGATACCGGGCTTTCCTGTCGCAGAGGTGCCCGATAAACGGCAACGGGTCGGCTCTGAATGACCTGGATCCAACGACGCCTAACATCTTCGACAAGAACTACTACACGAATCTAGAGGAGAACCGAGGGTTCCTCAGCTCCGACCAGGAGCTCAAGTCGTCGCCCCAAGCGCAGGGCGCCACCGCACCCATCGTCGACCAGTTTGCGAGCAGCCAGGATGCCTTCTTCGCGAATTTCGCACAATCCATGATCAACATGGGGAACATTCAGCCGTTGACAGACCCCTCCAAAGGAGAAATCCGAAAAAACTGCAGAAAGGTCAATGCATTGAAGCTAATTAGGACGGAGAAATACGTGGATGTGCTTAATTGA
- the LOC133903493 gene encoding peroxidase E5-like: protein MNHTFGRAQCQFVTGRLYNFSGTNRPDPTLNSGYRAFLSQRCPRNGDESALNDLDPTTPNIFDKNYYTNLEENRGILSSDQELKSSPQAQGATAPIVDQFASSQDAFFANFAQSMINMGNIQPLTDPSKGEIRKNCRKVNALKLIRKEKYVDVLN, encoded by the coding sequence ATGAACCACACGTTCGGCCGAGCACAATGCCAGTTCGTCACGGGCCGGCTCTACAACTTCAGCGGGACGAACCGGCCGGACCCGACCTTGAACTCAGGATACCGGGCTTTCCTATCGCAGAGGTGCCCGAGAAACGGTGACGAGTCGGCTCTGAACGATCTCGATCCAACGACGCCTAACATCTTCGACAAGAACTACTACACGAATCTAGAGGAGAACCGAGGGATCCTCAGCTCCGACCAGGAGCTCAAGTCGTCGCCCCAAGCGCAGGGTGCCACCGCACCCATCGTCGACCAGTTTGCGAGCAGCCAGGATGCCTTCTTTGCGAATTTCGCACAATCCATGATCAACATGGGGAACATTCAGCCGTTGACAGACCCCTCCAAAGGAGAAATCCGAAAAAACTGCAGAAAGGTCAATGCATTGAAGCTAATTAGGAAGGAGAAATACGTGGATGTGCTTAATTGA